In a genomic window of Thermoflexus sp.:
- a CDS encoding zinc-binding dehydrogenase, whose product MKAVLMRRRGGPEVLQVEEVPTPSPGPGEVLVRVHACGLNHLDLYTRAGAQGRKAKLPHILGLEPAGEIAALGEGVTGWRVGDRVLVGAFIVCGECEFCRAGMDNLCQRRKILGVDRWGGYAEYVVAPAANLMPLGPNTSYEAAAAIQAAFGTAWHMLVSRARIRPGETVLVLAAGSGIGTAAIQIAKHFGCRVIATASNNDKLEKARALGADVLINYREHPRFSLRVMEATGGRGADIVFEHVGSDTWKESVASLAFRGRLVFCGSTTGRWGETDLWGVFYKEAEILGSFGATRADFQAVMERVEQGIFRPVIDRIFPLEEAADAHRYLEDRRVFGKVVLRIP is encoded by the coding sequence ATGAAAGCCGTGTTGATGCGCCGACGAGGAGGACCGGAGGTGTTGCAGGTGGAGGAAGTGCCCACCCCCAGCCCGGGGCCCGGCGAGGTGCTGGTTCGGGTGCATGCCTGCGGCCTGAACCATCTCGATCTCTATACCCGGGCCGGCGCGCAGGGCCGCAAGGCGAAACTCCCCCATATCCTGGGCCTGGAGCCCGCCGGGGAGATCGCAGCCCTCGGGGAGGGCGTAACCGGATGGCGAGTGGGAGATCGGGTGCTGGTGGGCGCTTTCATCGTATGCGGGGAGTGTGAGTTCTGTCGCGCCGGGATGGATAATCTGTGCCAGCGGCGGAAGATCCTGGGCGTCGACCGCTGGGGTGGCTATGCCGAGTATGTGGTGGCTCCAGCCGCCAATCTGATGCCCCTGGGGCCGAACACCTCATATGAGGCGGCCGCGGCCATCCAGGCCGCTTTCGGGACCGCATGGCATATGCTGGTGAGCCGGGCGCGCATCCGACCGGGGGAAACGGTGCTGGTGCTGGCCGCCGGCAGCGGCATCGGCACGGCGGCCATCCAGATCGCCAAGCACTTCGGATGCCGCGTCATCGCCACGGCGAGCAACAACGACAAACTGGAAAAGGCCCGCGCCCTGGGCGCCGATGTGCTGATCAATTACCGGGAACATCCGCGCTTCAGCCTGCGGGTGATGGAAGCCACCGGGGGGCGAGGAGCGGATATCGTTTTCGAGCACGTGGGCTCCGACACGTGGAAGGAAAGCGTGGCCTCGCTGGCCTTCCGGGGCCGGCTGGTGTTCTGCGGCTCGACCACCGGGCGCTGGGGAGAGACCGATCTCTGGGGAGTCTTTTACAAGGAGGCGGAGATCCTGGGATCCTTCGGGGCCACCCGTGCGGATTTCCAGGCGGTGATGGAGCGGGTGGAACAGGGGATCTTCCGCCCGGTCATCGATCGGATCTTCCCTCTGGAGGAGGCCGCGGATGCTCATCGCTACCTGGAGGATCGGCGGGTCTTCGGCAAGGTGGTGCTCCGGATCCCCTGA
- a CDS encoding phosphatidate cytidylyltransferase has product MLRQRLLVALIAIPLLTALVHLGGWPWAVTVSLILLAAAWEYTHLIRRIGFSPSPGWIGLMILGFLGDGMAFLPGSRVAELTLTLAPPMALVWFWWIRRTEHPVADWAFTAAGGLYLGWLGRSFVWLRNLPDPHGRWWVAFVLFTTWAADTGAYLVGRRWGRHRLAPQWSPGKTWEGFFGGCLAGMGVGAVLGFFIELGAGPGALLGLLIGSLGTLGDLSVSVLKRRAGVKDSGNLFPGHGGVLDRLDSLLWSGMLAYLYAHWIQGF; this is encoded by the coding sequence GTGCTGCGCCAGCGTCTCCTCGTTGCCCTCATCGCGATCCCTCTCCTGACCGCCCTGGTTCATCTGGGCGGATGGCCGTGGGCGGTAACGGTCAGTCTGATCCTGCTGGCTGCCGCCTGGGAATACACCCACCTGATCCGTCGCATCGGGTTCTCTCCCTCTCCGGGCTGGATCGGGCTGATGATCCTGGGTTTCCTGGGAGACGGGATGGCTTTCCTCCCGGGCTCCCGCGTGGCGGAGCTGACCCTCACGCTGGCCCCCCCGATGGCCCTGGTGTGGTTCTGGTGGATCCGGCGCACGGAGCATCCGGTTGCGGACTGGGCGTTCACTGCGGCCGGAGGTCTTTACCTGGGGTGGTTGGGGCGCTCCTTTGTCTGGCTCCGGAATCTGCCGGATCCTCACGGGCGCTGGTGGGTGGCTTTCGTGCTGTTCACCACCTGGGCGGCCGACACAGGGGCCTATCTGGTGGGCCGGCGATGGGGCCGGCATCGGCTGGCCCCTCAGTGGAGCCCCGGCAAAACCTGGGAGGGGTTCTTCGGAGGATGCCTGGCCGGCATGGGAGTGGGCGCGGTTCTGGGCTTTTTCATAGAGCTGGGCGCAGGGCCCGGAGCCCTGCTGGGGCTTTTGATCGGCAGCCTGGGGACTCTGGGGGACCTCTCGGTCTCGGTTCTGAAGCGACGGGCCGGGGTGAAGGATTCGGGGAATCTCTTCCCCGGGCATGGGGGGGTGCTGGATCGACTGGACAGCCTGCTCTGGAGCGGCATGCTGGCCTATCTTTACGCGCACTGGATTCAGGGCTTCTGA
- a CDS encoding cupin domain-containing protein, with amino-acid sequence MGEFDPRRPSPFTACERQPVTDAGARGASIRWIIDTRHGAPTYRLRVIELEPGGHTPLHAHWFEHENFVLSGEGEVQIGDQVYPIRAGDVVFVPPHVTHQYRNTGQEPLRFLCGIPAEWVRAARPDVYGEP; translated from the coding sequence ATGGGCGAGTTCGACCCCCGACGTCCTTCTCCCTTCACTGCGTGCGAGCGGCAGCCGGTGACCGATGCGGGCGCCCGGGGCGCCTCCATTCGATGGATCATCGACACCCGACATGGCGCCCCGACCTACCGCCTGCGGGTCATCGAACTGGAGCCGGGCGGCCACACCCCGCTCCACGCCCACTGGTTCGAGCACGAGAACTTCGTCCTCAGCGGGGAGGGGGAGGTGCAGATCGGCGATCAGGTGTATCCGATCCGGGCTGGGGATGTGGTGTTCGTGCCACCCCACGTAACGCATCAGTACCGCAACACCGGGCAGGAGCCCCTGCGGTTCCTGTGCGGCATCCCCGCCGAATGGGTCCGGGCGGCGCGGCCCGATGTGTATGGGGAGCCCTGA
- the frr gene encoding ribosome recycling factor yields MIPKQVFRDAEERMRKAIRVFEDELKGIRTGRASPALVERIPVEYYGTQVPLEQLAIIRAPEPNLLTIQPYDPKALPEIERAILKSDLGLTPSNDGRIIRLVLPRLTEQRRQELVKLVHKRLEETRIAIRNIRRDALEELRTRHKNKEMSDDELEEAREEVQKLTDRYIEEAERVAQAKEKEIMSF; encoded by the coding sequence ATGATCCCGAAACAGGTTTTCCGGGATGCGGAAGAGCGCATGCGCAAGGCCATCCGGGTGTTTGAAGACGAATTGAAAGGCATCCGCACCGGGCGGGCCTCTCCGGCCCTGGTGGAGCGGATCCCGGTGGAATACTACGGAACCCAGGTTCCTCTGGAACAACTGGCGATCATCCGGGCCCCCGAGCCCAATCTGTTGACGATCCAGCCTTACGATCCAAAGGCGCTGCCGGAGATCGAGCGGGCGATCCTCAAATCCGATCTGGGGTTGACCCCCAGCAACGATGGGCGGATCATCCGCTTGGTCCTGCCCCGGCTTACGGAGCAGCGCCGGCAGGAGCTGGTGAAGCTGGTGCATAAGCGCCTGGAAGAAACCCGCATCGCGATTCGGAACATCCGAAGGGATGCGCTGGAGGAGCTTCGAACCCGGCATAAGAACAAGGAGATGTCTGACGACGAGCTGGAGGAAGCCCGGGAAGAGGTCCAGAAGCTCACGGACCGATATATCGAAGAGGCGGAGAGGGTGGCTCAGGCCAAGGAGAAGGAGATCATGTCGTTCTGA
- the tmk gene encoding dTMP kinase, which translates to MRGFLITFEGPEGSGKTTMARWLSGFLQGKGYRVLFTREPGGTPVGEAIRALLHAHEHTDMTARVEALLFCAARAQLVERVIQPFLAEGGVVICDRYADSTLAYQGYGRGLDLEELRRLNRFATGGLQPDLTFLLDVEVEQGLARRRASGEAWTRLDAMDLAFHQRVREGYLALAAAEPARWVVIDASQPMEAVQAAIRAHLADRLGLRIE; encoded by the coding sequence ATGCGCGGCTTCTTGATTACCTTTGAGGGTCCTGAGGGAAGCGGCAAGACGACGATGGCGCGCTGGCTGAGCGGCTTCCTCCAGGGGAAGGGATATCGGGTGCTCTTCACCCGGGAGCCGGGCGGCACGCCAGTCGGGGAGGCCATCCGTGCGCTGCTTCACGCCCACGAGCACACGGACATGACCGCCCGGGTGGAGGCGTTGCTGTTCTGCGCCGCCCGGGCGCAGCTGGTCGAGCGGGTCATCCAGCCCTTTCTGGCCGAGGGCGGGGTGGTGATCTGCGACCGCTATGCGGATTCCACCCTGGCGTATCAGGGTTACGGTCGGGGCCTGGATCTGGAGGAGCTGCGGCGTCTGAACCGGTTCGCCACCGGCGGCCTGCAGCCGGACCTCACCTTCCTGCTGGACGTAGAGGTGGAACAGGGCCTGGCCCGCCGCCGGGCCTCCGGCGAGGCCTGGACCCGCCTGGACGCCATGGACCTGGCCTTCCATCAACGGGTGCGGGAGGGCTATCTCGCCCTGGCCGCCGCCGAGCCCGCCCGATGGGTGGTGATCGACGCCTCCCAGCCCATGGAGGCGGTGCAGGCGGCGATCCGCGCCCACCTGGCCGACCGCCTGGGCCTCCGCATCGAGTAG
- a CDS encoding DUF429 domain-containing protein: MRAIGVDLAWSPRNPTAAVVLRWDEDHWAMEAWADDLRSDAEILDFLAPYREDPCIIGIDAPLIVPNEEGSRPCDRWVASRFGRHHAGGYPVNRRWLRSFGGLRGEALAQILTIWGFTLQPPLHPGAPIRAVIEVFPHPAAIALFGLRRIIRYKRLRRGPWIRGLRRWHRQLLALERFNPPLHWPETWRAPPPEARTRRSLKSWEDRLDAAFCAYIAGYVWFHGPAGYEQIGDLEHGYVVIPRRPV; the protein is encoded by the coding sequence ATGCGGGCGATCGGTGTGGATCTGGCCTGGTCTCCACGGAACCCGACGGCCGCGGTGGTGCTTCGCTGGGATGAGGATCACTGGGCCATGGAGGCCTGGGCGGATGACCTGCGTTCCGACGCGGAGATCCTGGATTTCCTGGCTCCTTATCGGGAAGACCCATGCATCATCGGGATCGATGCGCCGCTGATCGTCCCAAACGAGGAGGGTTCGCGGCCCTGTGATCGGTGGGTCGCCTCCCGGTTCGGACGCCATCATGCCGGGGGCTACCCGGTGAACCGGCGCTGGCTCCGTTCCTTCGGCGGCCTGCGGGGGGAAGCCCTGGCCCAGATCCTGACGATCTGGGGGTTCACGCTACAGCCGCCCCTTCACCCAGGGGCCCCCATCCGCGCCGTCATCGAAGTCTTCCCTCATCCCGCGGCGATTGCCCTGTTCGGCCTCCGGCGGATCATTCGCTATAAGCGCCTGCGCCGGGGCCCGTGGATTCGCGGGCTGCGTCGGTGGCACCGCCAGCTCCTTGCGCTGGAGCGCTTCAACCCTCCGCTTCACTGGCCAGAGACCTGGCGCGCCCCCCCGCCGGAAGCCCGAACCCGGCGAAGCCTGAAATCCTGGGAAGACCGGCTGGATGCTGCCTTTTGCGCTTATATCGCGGGCTACGTGTGGTTCCACGGCCCGGCCGGCTATGAGCAGATCGGCGATCTGGAACATGGATACGTGGTCATCCCACGCCGTCCGGTTTGA
- a CDS encoding isoprenyl transferase, whose product METMLKIPTHIAIIMDGNGRWAKARGLPRLAGHRAGTENLRRVIEACADLGVQILTIYAFSTENWRRPPDEVYGLFGLLEQMIDRELDNLHRNGVQIRHLGSLEGVPERLQQKIRMAIERTKGNSRLILCVAFNYGGRQEIVEAVRRIIADGVPPEAVDESLISRYLYTAGLPDPDLIIRTSGEMRLSNFLLWQAAYSEFYVTPVYWPDFDREELLKAIEAYSRRERRFGQISEQLAPSHPSR is encoded by the coding sequence ATGGAGACGATGTTGAAAATCCCGACCCATATCGCCATCATCATGGACGGCAACGGCCGGTGGGCGAAAGCCCGGGGGCTCCCTCGGTTGGCGGGACATCGGGCGGGGACGGAGAACCTGCGCCGGGTGATCGAGGCGTGCGCCGACCTGGGCGTCCAGATCCTCACGATCTATGCGTTCTCCACGGAGAACTGGCGTCGCCCCCCCGATGAGGTGTATGGCCTGTTCGGCCTGCTGGAGCAGATGATCGATCGCGAGCTGGATAACCTGCACCGGAACGGCGTGCAGATCCGCCATCTGGGCAGCCTGGAGGGGGTGCCGGAGCGGCTTCAGCAGAAGATCCGCATGGCCATCGAGCGGACGAAGGGGAACTCCCGGCTGATCCTGTGTGTCGCCTTCAATTACGGGGGACGTCAGGAGATCGTCGAGGCCGTCCGCCGGATCATCGCCGATGGCGTCCCTCCGGAAGCGGTGGATGAATCCCTGATCTCCCGTTACCTGTATACGGCCGGGTTGCCGGATCCAGATCTGATCATCCGCACCAGCGGGGAGATGCGCCTGAGCAACTTCCTGCTGTGGCAGGCAGCTTATTCGGAGTTCTACGTGACCCCGGTTTACTGGCCGGATTTCGATCGGGAAGAGCTGCTGAAGGCGATCGAGGCCTACAGCCGGCGGGAGCGTCGTTTCGGGCAGATCAGCGAGCAACTGGCCCCTTCTCATCCATCGCGTTAG
- a CDS encoding DUF309 domain-containing protein — translation MSGEWPCCAEPLPEEVRRGLEQFNAGEYFEQHETLEHAWRAETRPVRELYQGILQIGVACYQIQRGNYAGALKMLRRGLAHLAPVPDHCQGIDVARLREDALRLLRQLEELGPEGCRRIDERQLPRVIFAPKYGLQEGPEFSPDA, via the coding sequence ATGAGCGGGGAATGGCCGTGCTGCGCGGAGCCGCTGCCGGAGGAGGTCCGGCGCGGCCTGGAGCAGTTCAACGCCGGGGAGTATTTCGAACAGCACGAAACGCTGGAGCACGCATGGCGCGCGGAGACCCGGCCGGTCCGCGAGCTCTATCAGGGGATCCTGCAGATCGGCGTGGCCTGCTATCAGATCCAGCGGGGCAACTATGCCGGCGCATTGAAAATGCTGCGACGCGGCCTGGCCCACCTGGCCCCGGTGCCGGATCACTGTCAGGGGATCGACGTGGCGCGCCTGCGGGAGGATGCCCTGCGGTTGTTGAGGCAGCTCGAGGAGCTGGGCCCGGAAGGATGCCGGCGGATCGATGAGCGCCAGCTCCCCCGTGTGATATTTGCACCGAAATACGGCCTGCAGGAGGGGCCTGAGTTTAGCCCCGACGCTTAG